A window of Zingiber officinale cultivar Zhangliang chromosome 5A, Zo_v1.1, whole genome shotgun sequence contains these coding sequences:
- the LOC121979414 gene encoding uncharacterized protein LOC121979414 has translation MEANAHAAALLAELNQDLELIKQMESHLHDLDLCRALAPRLMSSIQNSILIASDRPPSSETPKRRYIRRKHALAAWEGDAMHSRTRKVRLSSVAGESKVLKYGQKESQISKSLFPVHPQRAPPSAAPHAKKLVQRSDNDLLVFDVTYHELLTCLQQRREQEEQACNVRQPRTEDGREA, from the exons ATGGAGGCCAATGCCCACGCTGCCGCTCTTCTGGCCGAGCTCAACCAGGACCTCGAGCTAATCAAGCAGATGGAGTCGCACCTGCATGATCTCGACCTCTGCAGGGCTCTAGCGCCCAGGCTCATGTCCTCCATCCAGAACTCGATTCTCATTGCTAGCGATCGGCCTCCGAGCAGCGAGACGCCCAAGAGAAGGTACATACGTCGCAAACACGCATTGGCCGCTTGG GAAGGCGATGCGATGCACTCGAGGACGCGCAAAGTGAGGCTGAGCTCGGTGGCTGGGGAGTCGAAGGTGTTAAAGTACGGACAGAAAGAGAGCCAAATATCCAAG AGCTTATTTCCGGTGCACCCACAGCGAGCGCCTCCCTCGGCTGCCCCGCACGCGAAGAAGCTGGTGCAGCGATCGGACAACGACCTGCTGGTCTTCGACGTCACCTACCACGAGCTCCTCACTTGCCTTCAGCAGCGAAGGGAGCAGGAGGAGCAGGCATGTAATGTACGACAGCCAAGAACAGAGGATGGCAGAGAGGCTTGA